The proteins below come from a single Candida albicans SC5314 chromosome 7, complete sequence genomic window:
- the ASC1 gene encoding 40S ribosomal protein RACK1 (40S ribosomal subunit similar to G-beta subunits; glucose or N starvation induced filamentation; required for virulence in mice; snoRNA snR24 encoded in ASC1 intron; repressed in stationary phase; GlcNAc-induced; Spider biofilm repressed) translates to MADQEVLVLRGTLEGHNGWVTSLATTPAHPDLLLSGSRDKTLIKWKLTGGEDNQYGIPKKSFKGHSHIVQDVTISADGAYALSASWDRTLRLWDLETGETTQRFVGHKGDVLSVSIAKNLRQIVSASRDKTVKVWNTIGECMATLTGHNDWVSAVRISPSDQSSTVISASWDKTVKSWDLADYSVNADFIGHTGYISCITLSPDGSLCASAGKDGVIILWDLNKNKTLYTLEAKAEVHALAFSPNRYWLAAATTSGIKIFKLQERSLLDELKPEFAVGATAKDPEAISLAWSADGQNLFAGYTDNVIRVWQVMTPSA, encoded by the exons ATGGCTGATCAAgaagttttagttttaagAGGTACTTTAGAAGGACACAACGGTTGGGTTACTTCCCTTGCCACCACTCCAGCTCACCCAGACTTATTATTGTCTGGTTCAAGAGATAAAACTTTGATCAAATGGAAATTGACCGGTGGTGAAGATAACCAATACGGTATTCCAAAGAAATCATTCAAAGGTCACTCCCACATTGTCCAAGATGTTACCATTTCTGCTGATGGTGCTTACGCTTTGTCTGCTTCTTGGGACAGAACTTTAAGATTATGGGATTTGGAAACCGGTGAAACCACCCAAAGATTCGTCGGTCACAAAGGTGATGTTTTATCCGTCTCCATTGCTAAAAACTTGAGACAAATTGTTTCTGCTTCTAGAGACAAGACCGTCAAAGTTTGGAACACCATTGGTGAATGTATGGCCACTTTAACTGGTCACAACGATTGGGTTTCTGCTGTCAGAATCTCCCCATCTGACCAATCATCTACTGTTATCTCTGCTTCTTGGGATAAGACTGTTAAG TCATGGGACTTAGCTGACTACTCTGTCAACGCTGACTTCATTGGTCACACCGGTTACATTTCATGTATCACTTTATCCCCAGATGGTTCATTATGCGCCTCTGCTGGTAAAGATGGTGTCATCATCTTGTGGgatttgaacaaaaacaaaacctTGTACACTTTGGAAGCCAAGGCCGAAGTTCATGCTTTAGCTTTCTCTCCAAACAGATACTGGTTAGCTGCTGCTACCACTTCTGGTATCAAGATCTTCAAATTACAAGAAAGATCTTTGTTGgatgaattgaaaccaGAATTTGCTGTTGGTGCTACTGCTAAAGACCCAGAAGCTATCTCTTTGGCTTGGTCTGCCGATGGTCAAAACTTGTTTGCTGGTTACACTGATAATGTCATTAGAGTCTGGCAAGTTATGACTCCATCTGCTTAA
- a CDS encoding uncharacterized protein (Ortholog(s) have DNA binding activity, role in regulation of DNA damage checkpoint and cytoplasm, nuclear chromatin, nuclear periphery localization), which produces MALSELEKKRQENIRRNQELLKKLDLDSISDSIKKEVDNKSFSSPSSQKRRKTTKKPVIKKEISEPSRRSRRIAGIKSELEDPKQAARIREEEELKQHRKQELERLKRTRLFGDFKLIDLITNKKGDMIFEKNVMDRKLSHIGLDSKVEEKKNEEDKEDEEEAINIDENNRVLQLVQSLGDKFSAGDFYEEIRNSQTNGNSKDKSLDAKRKEFDNLNIYPRFDPLDIKICHNRITSMFFHPSTTNRIVVGGDTTGNVGIWLVDEQNNDTKEEEEDDDDDEPSISILQLHGRNVSKIMTPTFSPEKIYTSSYDGSIRVLDLNKLTSTELLYLNEPGAREDIALGVSDINQCQDSSVIFMTTLDGEFYQHDTRTPFNTRQRHHLATKDLLRLHDKKIGGFAVNPNTNYQIATASLDRTLRIWDLRNVNKSVYSEFENQKSPHMYGNYNSRLSVSCVDWNQENRLVCNGYDDNICLFDYSGGSKLDNELPVITEWKSDFVPSTKSSEESELLPNNLTPFTKIKHNCQTGRWVSILKSHWQTNPADGVQKFIIANMNRGLDIYNQDGQILAHLNEQVGAVPAVCTLHPSQNWAVGGSASGKVYLFE; this is translated from the coding sequence ATGGCATTATCGGAACTTGAGAAGAAAAGACAAGAGAATATTCGAAGAAATCAAGAGTTATTAAAAAAACTTGATTTGGATTCAATTTCCGATTCAATCAAAAAGGAAGTTGATAacaaatctttttcatcaccatcacTGCAAAAACGACGCAAAACTACGAAAAAACCCGTGATTAAAAAAGAGATACTGGAACCAAGTAGAAGATCTCGTCGTATTGCCGGGATTAAATCTGAATTAGAAGATCCCAAACAGGCTGCTAGAAtaagagaagaagaagaattaaaacaaCATCGTAAGCAAGAACTTGAAAGATTGAAAAGAACGCGTCTTTTCggtgatttcaaattaattgatttgataacTAATAAAAAAGGAGATAtgatatttgaaaaaaacgTTATGGATCGAAAATTGTCACATATTGGTCTTGATAGTAAAGTggaggaaaagaaaaacgaGGAAGATAAGGAAGACGAGGAGGAAGCAATCAATATTGATGAGAATAATAGAGTCTTACAACTTGTACAATCATTGGGTGATAAGTTTTCTGCTGGAGATTTTTATGAAGAGATTAGAAATTCACAAACAAATGGTAATTCCAAAGATAAATCATTAGATGCAAAACgtaaagaatttgataatttgaacaTTTATCCACGTTTTGACCCATTGGATATTAAAATATGTCACAATCGTATTACTTCAATGTTTTTCCACCCATCAACCACCAATagaattgttgttggtggtgataCTACTGGAAATGTTGGTATTTGGTTAGTTGATGAACAAAACAATGATAcgaaggaagaagaagaagatgatgatgatgatgagcCATCAATTTCTATCTTACAGCTTCATGGTAGAAATGTTTCGAAAATTATGACGCCGACTTTTTCACCAGAAAAGATTTATACCAGTTCATATGATGGAAGTATTCGAGTTTTAGATTTAAACAAGTTAACCAGCACTGAATTGTTATATTTGAATGAACCTGGTGCAAGAGAAGATATTGCCCTAGGGGTGTCTGATATCAATCAATGCCAAGATTCATCAGTAATATTCATGACCACACTTGATGGTGAGTTTTACCAACACGATACCAGAACTCCTTTCAATACTCGTCAACGTCATCATTTAGCAACTAAAGATTTGCTACGTTTACATGATAAGAAAATTGGTGGGTTTGCCGTCAATCCAAAtacaaattatcaaattgcAACTGCATCTTTGGACCGTACATTAAGAATATGGGATTTGAGAAATGTTAATAAATCCGTATATTCTGAGTTTGAGAATCAAAAATCACCTCATATGTATGGAAATTACAATTCGAGATTATCGGTTTCATGTGTCGATTGGAACCAAGAGAATCGACTTGTGTGTAATGGTtatgatgataatatttgtttatttgattatagTGGAGGAAGTAAACTTGATAATGAACTACCTGTGATAACTGAATGGAAATCTGATTTTGTTCCTTCAACAAAGTCATCAGAGGAGCTGGAATTATTACCTAACAATTTAACACCATTCACTAAAATAAAACACAATTGTCAAACTGGCCGTTGGGTctcaattttgaaatcacaTTGGCAAACAAACCCTGCTGATGGtgttcaaaaatttatcattgcCAATATGAATCGGGGATTAgatatttataatcaaGATGGTCAGATATTGGCTCATTTGAATGAACAAGTTGGTGCCGTTCCTGCAGTATGTACTCTTCATCCAAGTCAGAATTGGGCTGTTGGTGGAAGTGCCAGTGGGAAAGTCTACTTATTTGAGTAA
- a CDS encoding dihydrofolate synthase (Dihydrofolate synthetase involved in folic acid biosynthesis), which produces MPINLGLQRIAKLLGHLNNPQNAYKSIHIAGTNGKGSTLAYISSVLTEAKIKNGKFTSPHIINYHDCISINNQTYPKSKFDRINQQVIKINNDLNLECTEFEILTATAFKIFALEEIEMALVEVGVGGRLDATNVLIPYGETIGTSKGGVVATAITKIGLDHEKLLGGTLLAIAKEKSGIIKYGIPCFVDSSNDSIVLQAIREKSREVSCPLSVVEPIQANDDNQFIKYSPLKGSYQANNLSLAVEILKSLPYRISEEILINGISKTNWPGRLQTIQHKSLGSILLDGAHNESAAIELGKYLNTKYRKQEPEANMSEGNHTPIILVIGMTKGKAIGNLLKHVMSENDIVIPTMFTQPENMPWINSESISTLTSIAKDYCRDVRNIGDDAHIHQVFQYLKNNKNDKSLENKPIVVCGSLYLCGDVLREIAN; this is translated from the coding sequence ATGCCAATTAATTTAGGATTACAAAGAATAGCTAAACTATTAGGACATTTAAATAATCCTCAAAATGCTTATAAATCCATTCATATAGCAGGGACCAATGGGAAAGGCTCAACATTAGCTTATATCTCATCAGTTTTAACTGAAgctaaaatcaaaaatggGAAATTCACTTCACCTCATATCATTAATTATCATGATTGTATTAgtataaataatcaaacatatccaaaatcaaaatttgatagaattaatcaacaagtcattaaaattaataatgatttgaatttagaatgtactgaatttgaaattttgacAGCTACAGCATTTAAGATTTTTGCATtggaagaaattgaaatggCATTAGTTGAAGTTGGAGTTGGTGGGAGATTAGATGCTACCAATGTTTTAATACCATATGGTGAGACTATCGGTACTAGTAAAGGAGGCGTGGTGGCAACTGCAATAACCAAAATTGGTCTCGATcatgaaaaattgttagGTGGGACATTATTAGCCATTGCAAAAGAGAAATCTGGGATTATAAAATATGGCATTCcttgttttgttgattcaCTGAATGATTCTATTGTGTTACAAGCAATTCGTGAAAAATCACGGGAAGTATCATGTCCATTAAGTGTTGTTGAACCAATTCAGGCCAACGACGACAaccaattcattaaatataGCCCATTAAAAGGATCATATCAAGCCAATAATCTATCATTGGCAGTggaaatattgaaatcattacCTTATAGAATATCGGAagaaattttgataaatggTATAAGCAAAACTAATTGGCCTGGTAGATTACAAACTATACAACACAAGAGTCTAGGCTCAATATTATTGGATGGTGCACACAATGAAAGTGCCGCTATTGAATTGGGcaaatatttaaatacaaaatatcGTAAACAAGAACCAGAAGCAAATATGCTGGAAGGCAATCATACACCTATAATACTTGTCATTGGTATGACTAAAGGCAAAGCAATTGGAAATTTGTTAAAACACGTTATGTCAGAAAACGATATTGTTATACCTACAATGTTCACTCAACCTGAAAATATGCCCTGGATTAATTCTGAACTGATTTCCACTTTGACTTCAATTGCCAAAGATTATTGTCGTGATGTAAGAAatattggtgatgatgCACATATACATCAAGtatttcaatatttaaaaaacaataaaaacgACAAACTGTTAGAGAATAAACCAATAGTGGTTTGTGGAAGTTTATATTTGTGTGGTGATGTGCTAAGAGAAATAGCCAATTGA
- the MED11 gene encoding Med11p (Subunit of the RNA polymerase II mediator complex), whose translation MSSLDNDKTENFIQERLDSLHEIDCKVVTLLDQFSSIFQSFYTKSKEDFSQQTSDIYSTLSKVAIDLRKEIKIMDDNIGAYDKNDDNVMILPISNVDQKNTKLGRKRLDLELAELKRLISDEKQVETLENESNNEIQPKTESDTNQVETNENGNDINNKESEDIEMKE comes from the coding sequence ATGTCATCATTAGATAACGACAAAACtgaaaatttcattcaaGAAAGATTAGATTCATTACATGAAATAGATTGTAAAGTAGTAACTTTACTTGatcaattttcttcaattttccAATCATTTTATACTAAAAGTAAAGAAGATTTTTCTCAACAAACTTCCGATATATATTCTACTTTGAGTAAAGTAGCTATTGATTTACgtaaagaaattaaaattatggATGATAATATTGGGGCATAtgataaaaatgatgataatgtgATGATATTACCTATTAGTAATgttgatcaaaaaaatacaaaattaGGTAGAAAACGATTGGATTTAGAATTGGCAGAGTTGAAAAGACTAATATCGGATGAGAAACAAGTTGAAACTTTAGAAAATGAatctaataatgaaatacAACCTAAAACTGAAAGTGATACCAACCAAGTAGAAACTAATGAAAATGGAAACGAcataaacaataaagaaagTGAGGACATTGAAATGAAAGAATAA
- the PSF1 gene encoding DNA replication protein (Putative GINS complex subunit which is localized to DNA replication origins; implicated in assembly of the DNA replication machinery; flow model biofilm induced), which translates to MFGDTANKLILDAKRSSNLSAIPIYQSDLVKSIVRETNDLNKDAEYLVEEQEQLQETQDQENSKINQCQLFVTHLSMRRNKRCLLAYEKSRADKITEFCWLNIDPIETSTSSSTTSTNTNSNVNQSSSNNAVNPLTKNLSNYTTSLDMNNLNHHEQDFFKQYQDLIMEFKSSFEDIDLSGDLNPPTNIFIDVRVLKDGGEVTTEYGSFNLIKDSQFFVRKSDVERLIQQGYLEEII; encoded by the coding sequence ATGTTTGGAGATACAGCTAATAAACTAATATTGGATGCTAAACGATCAAGCAACTTATCTGCTATTCCTATTTATCAATCAGATTTAGTGAAAAGCATTGTAAGAGAAACcaatgatttgaataaagaTGCTGAATATTTGGttgaagaacaagaacaattacaagaaaCCCAGGATCAAGAAAATagtaaaataaatcaatgtCAATTATTTGTCACTCATTTATCTATGAGAAGAAATAAACGATGTTTATTAGCATATGAAAAGTCAAGAGCAGATAAGATAACTGAATTTTGTTGGCTAAATATTGATCCTATTGAAACTTCAACCTCATCgtcaacaacatcaactaatacaaattcaaatgtcAATCAAAGTAGTAGTAACAATGCTGTGAATCCATTGACAAAAAATCTTAGTAATTATACAACTAGTTTGGACATGAATAACTTGAATCATCATGAAcaagattttttcaaacaatatCAAGATTTAATAATGGAATTCAAGTCAAGTtttgaagatattgatttgaGTGGTGATTTAAACCCACCAACAAACATTTTCATTGATGTTAGAGTATTGAAAGATGGAGGTGAGGTCACCACTGAATATGGTTCTTTTAACTTGATCAAAGATTCTCAATTCTTTGTCAGAAAATCTGATGTGGAAAGATTAATACAACAAGGATATTTAGAAGAGATAATATAA
- a CDS encoding uncharacterized protein (Putative ethanolamine kinase), translating to MLLSGSPTQQQQQHQKENGSDSIFSADEFVSAYCFISHDKVNLIPVTTDNVDDEDEDNNSHNGNNITTPHITINDLHHEAIEDHADFTPDKLYLKNKNLLYSLNNPSISDVEVENNNINNNNNSNNTNGSSIPSTSKDSYTPSPSSSPSSSSLSTPSLNNNIKKKTQVVVAPSIFLPKLVINLADNLNNDFKELKQLLIKIFPAWDNVDNISLSQLTGGITNMLLSCEYTGNDPTKKTGDAEPVLIRVYGHGTNLIIDRHREFISHLILNSIGLAPPVFARFKNGLVYGYLDGRSLKPEEMSKKSLYPLIAQQLGNLHNKVDYKLIEQGIEKIRALKLGRRRRRSSSASITFKKKHHHNSLSGTSSSASGATTAKKRFISNIWELLDDWINIVPINPDLIESFQQNLTKDSTIIDIIIDEDNLKDIIKQEFEWLQTELTQTINSPIVSSHCDLLSGNIIIPKNFPLDEQSTTSSSSFNLPSIENNPIKFIDYEYMLPAPRAFDIANHLAEWQGFNCDRSAIPEPSISNPVLVNWCCGYLNDMNASKEIVESLIDEIKAYYGLPGFYWGIWAMIQSELSNIDFNYSNYGKLRLEEYWQWKNDYLKNK from the coding sequence ATGTTATTATCCGGTTCTCctacacaacaacaacaacaacatcagAAAGAGAATGGATCtgattcaatattttcagCAGACGAATTTGTCTCGGCATACTGTTTTATATCGCATGATAAGGTCAATTTAATCCCTGTAACCACGGATAATGtggatgatgaagatgaagacaACAATAGCCATAATGGAAATAACATTACAACTCCACACATTACTATCAATGATCTTCATCATGAAGCCATTGAAGATCATGCTGATTTTACTCCTGATAAattgtatttgaaaaataaaaatttactTTATAGTCTCAACAATCCTTCAATTTCCGACGTTGAAGTAGAAAataacaacatcaacaacaacaacaacagcaacaataCCAATGGTTCTAGTATACCGTCAACATCTAAAGATTCATATACTCCATCTCCATCATCTTCACCTCTGTCATCTTCCTTATCGACACCGTCATTAAATAACAAcatcaagaaaaagacTCAAGTAGTGGTTGCTCCATCAATCTTTTTACCAAAATTAGTTATCAATTTGGCggataatttaaataatgatttcaaagaattgaaacaacttttaattaaaatatttccAGCTTGGGATAATGTTGATAATATAAGTTTAAGTCAATTAACTGGTGGTATCACAAATATGCTATTATCATGTGAGTACACAGGAAATGACCCCACCAAAAAAACCGGTGATGCTGAGCCGGTGTTGATAAGAGTTTATGGTCATGGAaccaatttaattattgataGACATCGAGAATTTATATCCCATTTGATATTAAATTCTATTGGGTTAGCACCACCAGTTTTCGCCAGATTTAAAAATGGTTTAGTTTACGGTTATTTGGATGGTAGATCTTTAAAACCAGAAGAAATGAGtaaaaaaagtttatatCCATTGATTGCTCAACAATTGGGAAATCTACATAATAAAGTTGATTACaaattaattgaacaaggtattgaaaaaataagaGCTTTAAAGCTTggaagaagacgaagaagatCATCATCAGCATCTATAAcattcaaaaagaaacatCATCATAATTCATTGAGTGGGACTAGTAGCAGTGCTAGCGGTGCCACTACTGCTAAGAAAAGATTTATTTCTAATATTTGGGAATTATTAGATGATTGGATCAATATTGTTCCCATAAATCctgatttgattgaatcTTTCCAACAAAACTTAACTAAAGACTCTACCAtcattgatattattattgatgaagacAATTTAAAAGACATTattaaacaagaatttgaatGGTTACAAACCGAATTAACTCAAACTATAAATTCTCCAATAGTTTCATCTCATTGTGATTTATTATCAGGAAATATCATTATCCCTAAAAATTTCCCTCTTGACGAACAATCAACGACCTCATCATCCTCATTCAATTTACCaagtattgaaaataatccAATAAAATTCATTGATTATGAATATATGTTACCAGCACCAAGAGCATTTGATATTGCTAATCATTTAGCAGAATGGCAAGGTTTTAATTGTGATCGATCTGCTATACCGGAaccatcaatatcaaaccCAGTATTGGTCAATTGGTGTTGTGGATATTTGAATGATATGAATGcatcaaaagaaattgttgaatcattaattgatgaaattaaagcTTATTATGGATTACCAGGATTTTATTGGGGGATTTGGGCCATGATTCAAAGTGAATTATCAAacattgattttaattatCTGAATTATGGAAAATTAAGATTAGAAGAATATTGGCAATGGAAAAATGATTATTTAAAGAATAAGTAA